From the genome of Colwellia psychrerythraea 34H, one region includes:
- a CDS encoding hemerythrin domain-containing protein — translation MSSWPEYVTALPDGHPVKVYFEENLLVQSLLSEICAIDAQVDFELFFNVFNQLSGVEKRFTRKENQLFPYLEKHGWTGPSQGMWAFHDEIRDLFREVRGCIEAKSLNKVTELSNV, via the coding sequence ATGAGTTCTTGGCCAGAATATGTAACTGCTTTACCTGATGGACATCCTGTAAAAGTTTACTTTGAAGAAAATCTGTTGGTTCAATCTTTACTTTCAGAGATATGTGCAATAGATGCGCAAGTTGATTTTGAATTATTTTTTAATGTATTTAATCAACTATCTGGTGTTGAAAAGCGCTTTACTCGAAAAGAAAACCAGCTTTTCCCTTATTTGGAGAAACATGGTTGGACAGGACCTAGCCAAGGAATGTGGGCATTTCACGATGAAATACGAGATTTATTCCGTGAAGTAAGGGGCTGTATAGAAGCAAAGTCACTTAATAAAGTCACAGAATTGTCAAACGTATAG